A part of Anabas testudineus chromosome 7, fAnaTes1.2, whole genome shotgun sequence genomic DNA contains:
- the npbwr2b gene encoding neuropeptides B/W receptor type 2b gives MDNMSMNVGAPPVCNDSVDLYSLTSGNHTNLNCTPPSEFYFYADLYIILPVIYSVICAVGLTGNTAVIYVILKAPKMKTVTNMFILNLAIADDLFTLVLPINIAEHLLHYWPFGEVLCKVILSIDHYNIFSSIYFLTVMSIDRYLVVLATVRSKRMPYRTYRAAKIISLCVWILVILIVMPFTVFAGVYVNPMDGRKSCVLSFPSPESLWFKASRIYTLILGFAIPVSTICILYTMMLYKLRNMRLNSNAKALDKAKKKVTVMVFIVLAVCLFCWTPFHLSTIVALTTDLRTTPLLIGISYFITSLSYANSCLNPFLYAFLDDSFRKAFKKMLECRPA, from the coding sequence ATGGACAACATGTCCATGAATGTTGGTGCACCACCAGTTTGCAACGACTCTGTGGACTTATACTCCCTCACATCAGGGAACCATACTAACCTGAACTGCACTCCTCCTTCTGAATTCTACTTCTATGCCGACCTTTACATCATCTTACCGGTCATCTATTCTGTAATCTGTGCAGTAGGACTTACAGGCAACACAGCTGTCATCTATGTGATCCTCAAAGCCCCCAAGATGAAAACAGTGACTAATATGTTCATCCTAAATTTGGCCATCGCCGATGATCTGTTCACTTTGGTGCTGCCCATCAACATAGCTGAACACTTGCTGCACTACTGGCCTTTCGGTGAGGTTTTGTGCAAAGTCATCCTCAGCATAGACCACTACAACATCTTCTCCAGTATTTACTTCCTGACAGTTATGAGCATTGACCGCTACCTGGTTGTCTTGGCCACAGTGAGGTCCAAGCGCATGCCGTACCGCACCTACCGAGCAGCCAAGATCATCTCATTATGTGTTTGGATCCTTGTTATACTCATTGTCATGCCCTTCACAGTTTTTGCTGGCGTTTACGTGAACCCGATGGACGGCAGAAAGAGCTGTGTGTTAAGCTTCCCCAGCCCTGAAAGTCTGTGGTTCAAAGCGAGCCGTATCTACACCCTCATCCTGGGCTTTGCCATTCCAGTCTCAACCATCTGCATCTTATACACCATGATGCTCTACAAACTGCGGAACATGCGGCTCAACAGCAATGCCAAAGCGCTGGACAAGGCCAAGAAAAAAGTCACCGTCATGGTGTTCATTGTCTTGGCTGTTTGCTTGTTCTGCTGGACGCCGTTCCACCTGAGCACTATTGTGGCTCTGACGACAGACCTGAGAACCACGCCGCTGCTGATTGGGATCTCCTACTTCATAACCAGCCTGAGCTACGCCAACTCCTGCCTCAACCCATTCCTCTACGCCTTCCTGGATGACAGCTTCAGGAAGGCCTTCAAGAAGATGTTGGAATGTAGACCAGCTTAG